The following are from one region of the Sulfurimicrobium lacus genome:
- a CDS encoding sensor histidine kinase translates to MRSIRRTLLLWLSAGLFAGIAVAAGLTYYQAREEANELFDYQMKRMAASLPHNAFAPLASVPGDEFDIDEDVVIQIWDKTGIPIYLSQRHPSLPQRAELGFTNVSTPNGVWRVYSAQLGETVVQVAQPLSARRAIAAQTAFRMTLPLLILMPFMGGLIWLAVGSGLAPVRRIAHDVQARDSTSLSPISSAGLPEEIEPLTHALNDLLARLERSIGIQRSFVADAAHELRTPLTALKLQIRMVEHAQDDSERKAAIADLKQGLERASHLVQQLLTLSRQEADVSETTFKRVDLLDIARLVVGEQAPIAAQKSIDLGIEEGTPTLVTGDFEALRMMLGNLVDNAVRYTPAHGRIDVSVIPSAGQAVLSVTDNGEGIPEEDRQRVFDRFYRGEGAQIEQGSGLGLAIVKNIVDRHHGNIALESGPDGRGLRVNIRFPLATVAASAG, encoded by the coding sequence ATGAGATCGATCCGTCGCACGCTGCTGCTCTGGCTCTCGGCCGGACTGTTCGCCGGGATCGCAGTGGCTGCCGGCCTGACTTACTACCAGGCGCGCGAGGAAGCCAACGAACTGTTCGATTACCAGATGAAGCGCATGGCGGCGTCTCTCCCGCACAATGCTTTCGCCCCGCTGGCATCGGTCCCCGGCGACGAATTCGACATCGATGAGGACGTCGTGATCCAGATCTGGGATAAAACCGGTATTCCCATTTATCTTTCGCAGCGCCATCCGAGCCTGCCGCAACGCGCGGAACTGGGGTTCACCAACGTCTCCACCCCCAACGGCGTATGGCGCGTATACAGCGCGCAACTGGGCGAAACCGTGGTGCAGGTGGCTCAGCCGCTCAGCGCGCGACGCGCCATCGCGGCGCAGACGGCGTTCAGGATGACCCTGCCCCTGCTGATCCTGATGCCGTTCATGGGCGGGCTGATCTGGCTCGCCGTGGGCAGCGGCCTGGCTCCCGTGCGGCGCATTGCGCACGATGTGCAGGCGCGCGATTCGACATCGCTTTCGCCCATTTCCAGCGCCGGCCTGCCGGAGGAGATCGAGCCCCTGACGCATGCACTCAACGACCTGCTTGCCCGGCTCGAACGCTCGATCGGGATACAGCGTTCTTTCGTTGCCGACGCCGCGCATGAACTGCGCACGCCGCTTACCGCGCTGAAGCTGCAAATCCGGATGGTCGAACACGCACAGGACGACAGCGAACGGAAAGCGGCGATCGCCGACCTCAAACAGGGCCTGGAGCGCGCCTCCCACCTGGTTCAGCAGCTACTCACCCTTTCCCGGCAGGAAGCCGATGTATCCGAAACTACGTTCAAGCGCGTCGACCTGCTCGACATCGCCCGCCTGGTGGTCGGCGAGCAGGCGCCGATCGCCGCGCAAAAAAGCATCGATCTCGGCATCGAGGAAGGAACGCCAACGCTCGTCACCGGGGATTTCGAGGCGCTGCGCATGATGCTGGGTAACCTGGTCGACAACGCAGTGCGCTACACGCCGGCTCACGGCCGCATCGACGTGAGCGTTATCCCCTCTGCCGGTCAAGCGGTGCTGAGCGTGACAGACAACGGCGAAGGCATCCCCGAGGAGGACAGGCAGCGGGTATTCGACCGCTTTTACCGTGGCGAGGGCGCCCAGATCGAGCAAGGCAGCGGGCTCGGGCTGGCCATCGTGAAGAACATCGTCGACCGCCACCACGGCAACATTGCCCTGGAGTCCGGGCCGGATGGGCGGGGGCTGCGCGTGAACATCCGCTTCCCGCTGGCGACCGTGGCAGCATCTGCGGGATGA
- a CDS encoding DegQ family serine endoprotease yields the protein MNRNAFFRSTVFAAVVAAAVGAYVHFESPGAGQAQAAMFAQSVPVAAPVSSVAAPSGVVDFSGIVERYGPAVVNISVSSQARVNDVTNGMPNLDPNDPFYDFFRRFGPHFPNLPRNGQITRGEGSGFIVNSDGVILTNAHVVDGAQEVTVKLTDRREFKAKVIGKDKQSDIAVLKIAASNLPVVKIGDPASAKVGEPVLAIGSPYGFENSASAGIISAKSRTLPQDNYVPFIQTDVAVNPGNSGGPLFNVRGEVIGVNSQIYSQTGGYQGLSFAIPIDVASKVQNQLLLHGKVTRGRLGIVIQDVSQALADSFGLKQLKGALVSSVEKDSPAGRAGIEPADVIVRLGDKDINSSTDLPALVADLQPGTSIKLTLIRKGTPKTLTVTVGEMKADQTAGGDEGSVQQGRMGLAVRPLDRDEQRQAGVPGGLLVEDVAGPAARAGIQAGDVVLSLNGTPVNSVEQLRSLAAKAGKHVALLILRDSNKIFIPLNLG from the coding sequence ATGAACCGAAACGCTTTTTTCCGCAGCACCGTTTTCGCCGCCGTCGTCGCGGCTGCAGTCGGCGCTTATGTGCACTTCGAGTCGCCGGGCGCCGGCCAGGCGCAGGCTGCCATGTTTGCGCAATCCGTACCCGTCGCGGCACCGGTCAGCAGCGTGGCCGCGCCCTCGGGTGTGGTCGATTTTTCCGGCATTGTCGAGCGCTACGGCCCCGCCGTGGTCAATATCAGCGTGAGCAGCCAGGCGCGGGTCAACGATGTGACGAATGGCATGCCTAACCTGGACCCCAACGACCCGTTTTACGATTTCTTCCGCCGCTTCGGACCGCATTTCCCGAATCTGCCGCGCAATGGTCAGATCACGCGCGGCGAGGGCTCGGGCTTTATCGTCAACAGCGACGGCGTGATCCTCACCAACGCACACGTGGTCGACGGCGCGCAGGAAGTCACCGTCAAGCTGACCGATCGCAGGGAATTCAAGGCCAAGGTGATCGGCAAGGACAAGCAGTCCGACATCGCCGTGCTCAAGATCGCTGCCAGCAACCTGCCCGTAGTGAAGATCGGCGATCCCGCCAGCGCCAAGGTGGGCGAGCCGGTGCTGGCGATCGGCTCTCCTTACGGATTCGAGAACTCGGCCAGCGCGGGCATTATCAGTGCCAAGTCGCGCACGCTGCCGCAGGACAACTACGTTCCTTTCATCCAGACCGATGTCGCGGTGAATCCGGGCAATTCCGGCGGGCCGCTGTTCAACGTCCGGGGTGAAGTGATCGGCGTCAATTCGCAAATATATAGCCAGACAGGCGGCTACCAGGGACTGTCGTTTGCCATCCCGATCGATGTGGCGAGCAAGGTGCAGAACCAGTTGCTGCTCCACGGCAAGGTCACGCGCGGGCGGTTGGGGATCGTGATCCAGGACGTCAGTCAGGCGCTTGCAGATTCATTCGGCCTGAAGCAACTCAAGGGCGCCCTGGTCAGCTCGGTGGAAAAAGATAGCCCGGCAGGCCGCGCCGGCATTGAGCCTGCGGATGTGATCGTGCGTCTTGGCGACAAGGACATCAACAGTTCGACCGACCTGCCGGCACTGGTTGCCGACCTGCAGCCGGGCACGTCGATAAAACTGACCCTGATCCGTAAAGGCACCCCCAAAACGCTGACGGTCACCGTCGGCGAAATGAAAGCGGACCAGACTGCCGGCGGCGATGAGGGCAGCGTGCAGCAAGGTCGCATGGGGCTGGCGGTCAGGCCGCTGGACCGGGATGAACAGCGGCAGGCCGGCGTTCCCGGGGGACTGCTGGTCGAAGATGTTGCCGGCCCGGCCGCGCGTGCAGGCATCCAGGCCGGTGACGTGGTGCTGTCGCTCAACGGCACGCCGGTGAACAGCGTCGAGCAGTTGCGCAGTCTCGCCGCTAAAGCCGGAAAGCACGTGGCGCTGCTGATCCTGCGTGATTCGAACAAGATATTTATCCCCCTCAACCTCGGGTAA
- a CDS encoding F0F1 ATP synthase subunit gamma, with protein sequence MSRRHELQSRVAGLGEIEGIMVAMKNLALMETLKLTRFLAIQQEAVATIETVASDFMAHYGNASAHDQTVRNAYLVVGSEHGLCGDFNESIAQAVQERLPEADRPPVVAVGHRLAAKLEDYPALAAVIGGPSVAEEVEAVLSAVISQFTLLERALPGGQLLGLVVIYHSSETEDIKMRRLLPLPEPKPLAHHYSHAPLLTLAPDDFLAKLTDHYLYAALHEAFYSSLMVENQQRLEHMDKAIRQLDKRVTECALHINRLRQEEITEEIETIMLSLEALGMSE encoded by the coding sequence ATGAGCCGCCGGCATGAGCTGCAAAGCCGGGTCGCCGGCCTGGGCGAAATCGAAGGCATCATGGTCGCGATGAAAAACCTGGCCCTCATGGAAACCCTGAAGCTCACGCGTTTCCTCGCCATCCAGCAGGAAGCCGTGGCGACGATCGAGACCGTCGCCAGCGATTTCATGGCCCATTACGGCAACGCATCGGCACACGACCAAACCGTGCGCAATGCCTACCTCGTGGTCGGTTCGGAACACGGCTTGTGCGGCGACTTCAACGAAAGCATCGCGCAGGCAGTTCAGGAACGATTGCCTGAAGCGGACAGGCCGCCGGTTGTCGCCGTCGGCCATCGGCTGGCCGCCAAACTGGAAGACTACCCCGCCCTCGCCGCCGTAATCGGCGGCCCCAGCGTGGCGGAAGAAGTGGAAGCGGTGTTGAGCGCCGTCATCAGCCAGTTCACGCTGCTGGAACGCGCACTGCCGGGCGGCCAACTGCTCGGGCTGGTCGTCATCTACCACAGCAGCGAAACGGAAGACATCAAGATGCGCCGCCTGCTTCCCCTGCCCGAACCGAAGCCGCTGGCCCATCACTATTCCCATGCACCGCTGCTCACGCTCGCGCCCGACGATTTCCTCGCCAAGCTCACCGACCACTACCTTTACGCTGCACTCCATGAAGCTTTTTACAGCTCGCTGATGGTGGAAAACCAGCAACGCCTCGAGCACATGGACAAGGCCATCCGCCAACTGGACAAGCGCGTGACCGAATGCGCCCTGCACATCAATCGCCTGCGCCAGGAGGAAATCACCGAGGAAATCGAGACCATCATGCTGAGCCTCGAGGCGCTGGGCATGAGCGAATGA
- a CDS encoding F0F1 ATP synthase subunit alpha produces the protein MDATKRDIRETSPIAARSAWLKNYSFRLRISEVGRVLSVGDGIAWICDLPSASMDEIIELEDGSQALVFHLAKARLGVILLRQTERLTAGTAAYLTGKQLSIGVGDALLGRVIDPLGEPLDGLPRPDTEASGDLDVLSPPITSRDFVQKPLYTGNKIIDTLIPIGKGQRQLFIGDNSTGKSSLALDTVINQKGKDVFCVYVLIGQKRSSVVGTIETLRRAGALEYTTVVAAEATAMPGLKYLAPFAGCTVAEAWMWQGKDTLVIYDDLTTHALSYRELSLLLRRPPGREAYPGDIFYLHARLLERSTCLVAHCGGGSMTALPIIETELGEIASYIPTNLISITDGQIYMDAQLFARGFLPALDVTKSVSRIGGKAQHPAIKAEAGRMKLDYLQFLELEVFTRFGSRLEASMEARIKRGQTLRELMKQDRLSPLPIEFEMAWLVAHNEGLFDLVERAQLAPRLERLRQQVADSGLTLADGREQWRNAVWMWLTEGEHEPPA, from the coding sequence ATGGACGCGACTAAGAGAGACATTCGGGAAACCTCGCCGATTGCGGCAAGATCCGCCTGGCTGAAGAACTACAGCTTCCGGCTGCGCATCTCCGAGGTCGGCAGAGTCCTGTCCGTCGGCGACGGCATCGCGTGGATCTGCGACCTGCCGTCCGCCAGCATGGATGAAATCATCGAGCTGGAAGACGGCAGCCAGGCCCTGGTCTTCCACCTCGCCAAGGCACGCCTCGGCGTCATTCTCCTGCGCCAGACCGAGCGCCTGACCGCCGGCACGGCCGCCTACCTCACGGGAAAGCAGCTGAGCATCGGCGTCGGCGACGCCCTGCTGGGGCGCGTCATCGACCCGCTTGGCGAACCCCTTGACGGCCTCCCCCGCCCTGACACCGAGGCCAGCGGCGATCTCGACGTATTGTCGCCGCCCATCACCAGCCGCGACTTTGTCCAGAAGCCGCTCTACACCGGCAACAAGATCATCGACACGCTGATCCCGATCGGCAAAGGGCAGCGCCAGTTGTTCATCGGCGACAACAGCACGGGCAAGAGTTCGCTGGCGCTCGACACCGTGATCAACCAGAAGGGGAAAGACGTTTTTTGCGTCTATGTCCTGATCGGCCAGAAACGCTCCTCGGTCGTGGGCACCATCGAAACCCTGCGCCGGGCGGGTGCCCTGGAATACACCACGGTCGTCGCCGCTGAAGCCACGGCCATGCCCGGCCTGAAATATCTGGCACCGTTCGCCGGCTGCACCGTGGCGGAAGCCTGGATGTGGCAGGGCAAAGACACGCTGGTCATATACGACGACCTCACCACTCATGCGCTCAGCTACCGCGAACTCTCGCTGCTGTTGCGCCGCCCGCCGGGGCGGGAGGCCTACCCCGGCGACATCTTCTATCTCCATGCGCGCCTGCTGGAGCGCTCCACCTGTCTCGTGGCGCACTGCGGCGGCGGCAGCATGACCGCGCTGCCCATCATCGAAACCGAACTGGGCGAAATCGCGTCGTACATCCCCACCAACCTGATCTCCATCACCGACGGTCAGATCTACATGGATGCGCAACTGTTCGCGCGCGGCTTCCTGCCGGCGCTCGACGTGACGAAGTCCGTCTCGCGTATCGGCGGCAAAGCGCAGCATCCGGCGATCAAGGCCGAAGCCGGCCGCATGAAGCTCGACTACCTGCAATTTCTCGAACTGGAAGTTTTTACGCGCTTCGGCTCCCGGCTCGAGGCCAGCATGGAAGCCCGCATCAAGCGCGGACAGACCCTGCGCGAACTGATGAAACAGGACCGCCTGAGCCCGCTGCCGATCGAATTCGAAATGGCCTGGCTGGTCGCCCACAACGAAGGGCTGTTCGATCTGGTCGAACGGGCACAGCTTGCGCCACGACTGGAGCGGCTGCGGCAGCAGGTGGCCGACTCCGGCCTGACGCTCGCCGACGGCAGGGAGCAATGGCGCAACGCAGTCTGGATGTGGCTGACGGAGGGTGAGCATGAGCCGCCGGCATGA
- a CDS encoding F0F1 ATP synthase subunit delta, with translation MELDWTTFLLEAINFLVLVWILKRFLYRPVLDVIARRRAQIDQTLAAARKSQDEALELKAQQERCLAEWERTRDAAQTQLIEEIGAKRARMMADLAAELQGERERNAALEKRQLQEWQRTTEITALTQASQFAASLLTRLASPELEDALFDVLLEDLQKLTPEETRPLIAAADRSQLRIHVASAFPLPAGPRAQLLETLTRLVEQELPAEFSTDPELLSGVRISIGPWVLHANLRDELAFFSGNGHGRD, from the coding sequence GTGGAACTTGACTGGACGACATTTCTGCTGGAAGCGATCAATTTCCTGGTCCTGGTGTGGATTCTGAAGCGCTTCCTCTATCGCCCGGTCCTCGACGTCATCGCCAGGCGCCGGGCGCAGATCGATCAGACCCTGGCCGCTGCGCGGAAAAGCCAGGACGAGGCGCTGGAACTGAAGGCGCAGCAGGAGCGATGCCTGGCGGAATGGGAGAGAACGCGAGACGCGGCCCAGACGCAGCTGATCGAGGAAATCGGCGCCAAGCGCGCGCGCATGATGGCCGATCTCGCCGCCGAGCTGCAAGGCGAGCGCGAAAGAAATGCCGCCCTCGAAAAGCGGCAGCTTCAGGAGTGGCAGCGCACGACCGAGATCACGGCGCTGACGCAGGCCAGCCAGTTCGCCGCTTCACTGCTGACGCGCCTGGCCTCGCCCGAGCTCGAAGACGCGCTGTTCGACGTGCTGCTGGAAGACTTGCAGAAACTCACGCCGGAAGAAACGAGACCGCTGATCGCGGCGGCGGACCGAAGCCAATTGCGCATCCACGTCGCCAGCGCATTCCCCCTGCCAGCCGGGCCGCGCGCGCAATTGCTCGAAACCCTGACCCGGCTGGTGGAGCAAGAACTGCCTGCGGAATTCAGCACCGATCCCGAATTGCTGAGCGGCGTCAGGATCAGCATCGGGCCTTGGGTGCTGCATGCCAATCTGCGCGACGAACTCGCATTTTTCAGCGGCAACGGCCATGGACGCGACTAA
- the atpE gene encoding ATP synthase F0 subunit C: MSDMTWFTILSTLGAVLAIALGVMFPALAMGRAISQALDALARQPEAEKSITRTLFIGLAMIESLAIYVLVIVLIVLFRNPLLEYLLNK, translated from the coding sequence ATGAGTGACATGACGTGGTTCACTATTCTGTCGACGCTGGGGGCGGTGCTGGCCATCGCGCTCGGCGTCATGTTCCCGGCGCTCGCCATGGGCCGTGCCATCAGCCAGGCACTGGACGCCCTGGCTCGCCAGCCGGAAGCCGAGAAATCCATCACGCGCACCCTGTTCATCGGGCTGGCGATGATCGAATCGCTCGCCATTTACGTCCTGGTCATCGTGCTGATCGTGCTGTTCCGCAACCCGCTGCTGGAATACCTGCTTAACAAATAG
- a CDS encoding F0F1 ATP synthase subunit A, with translation MEKAITLFHLGPLAIGEAVVTTWGIMLVLGLVCWLATRRLSLDPGPFQLALEGIVAAMQAAIEAILPDKSLLVLPFIGTLWIFVLVANLVGVIPGLSSPTSNLSVTAALAILVFFSVHWYGVRVDGWLAYLRHYARPSPLLLPFHVISEISRTVALAVRLFGNIMSLQMAALLVLLVAGFLVPVPLLMLHIVEAVVQAYIFGMLALIYVSGAMQSQEFQKNKEGENHE, from the coding sequence ATGGAAAAAGCGATAACCCTGTTTCACCTCGGCCCGCTGGCGATCGGCGAAGCTGTGGTCACCACCTGGGGCATCATGCTTGTATTAGGGCTGGTTTGCTGGCTCGCCACGCGGCGCCTGAGTCTCGATCCGGGGCCGTTCCAGCTTGCCCTGGAAGGCATCGTTGCGGCGATGCAGGCGGCGATCGAAGCCATCCTTCCGGACAAGTCGCTGCTGGTGCTGCCCTTCATCGGCACGTTGTGGATATTCGTCCTGGTCGCCAACCTGGTCGGCGTCATTCCCGGCCTGTCCTCGCCCACCAGCAATCTTTCGGTCACTGCCGCGCTCGCCATCCTGGTGTTCTTCTCGGTGCACTGGTACGGCGTGCGCGTCGACGGCTGGCTCGCCTACCTGCGCCATTACGCGCGGCCCAGCCCGCTCCTGCTGCCGTTCCATGTCATCAGCGAAATTTCGCGCACCGTGGCGCTCGCCGTGCGCCTGTTCGGCAACATCATGAGCCTGCAGATGGCGGCCCTGCTGGTACTGCTGGTGGCAGGCTTCCTCGTGCCGGTGCCCTTGCTGATGCTGCACATTGTGGAAGCGGTGGTACAGGCGTATATCTTTGGCATGCTCGCGCTGATCTACGTTTCCGGCGCGATGCAGTCGCAGGAATTTCAGAAAAACAAGGAGGGAGAAAACCATGAGTGA
- a CDS encoding AtpZ/AtpI family protein, whose protein sequence is MENGEKLKHKVEQQARRMQQAERERSSLLALSVYLGTLALLLALPVVIGAYLGNWLDELVQGYSVRWTVGLIVVGVLVGALNVYLFVRGH, encoded by the coding sequence ATGGAAAACGGCGAGAAGCTCAAGCATAAAGTCGAACAGCAGGCGCGCCGCATGCAGCAGGCCGAACGTGAGCGCTCGTCCCTGCTCGCGCTGTCCGTCTATCTCGGCACGCTGGCCTTGCTGCTGGCGCTGCCGGTGGTGATCGGGGCCTATCTCGGCAACTGGCTGGACGAGCTGGTCCAGGGCTACTCGGTGCGCTGGACCGTCGGCCTGATCGTGGTCGGCGTTCTGGTCGGCGCACTCAACGTGTATCTCTTCGTCAGGGGGCACTGA
- a CDS encoding F0F1 ATP synthase subunit epsilon gives MKTFALHLYSATQHEIIEGVTSFVGQDDSGSFGIQAGHARMMTALSYGLARYRDANDTWVYLALPGGLLYSVDNALYIITRRYFSDPDYQRISAMLLDRLLKEEEELHAVKQNLYRLEQEMLKRLWKMERGAL, from the coding sequence ATGAAAACCTTCGCGCTACATTTGTACAGCGCCACCCAGCACGAGATCATCGAGGGGGTGACCAGCTTTGTAGGGCAGGACGACTCCGGCAGCTTCGGCATCCAGGCGGGGCACGCGCGCATGATGACCGCCTTGAGCTATGGCCTGGCGCGCTATCGCGATGCAAACGACACATGGGTCTACCTGGCCCTGCCCGGCGGACTGCTCTATTCTGTCGACAACGCCCTCTACATCATCACGCGGCGTTATTTCTCCGACCCCGACTACCAACGCATCAGCGCCATGCTGCTCGACCGGCTCCTCAAAGAAGAGGAGGAACTGCACGCGGTGAAGCAGAATCTCTACCGCCTGGAACAGGAGATGCTGAAACGCTTGTGGAAAATGGAGCGAGGAGCGCTATAG
- the atpD gene encoding F0F1 ATP synthase subunit beta: protein MQTTSDDRQTSSVPIGLIEEVHGPVVDIACDRLPPLNQALFAAFGGERFTFEVHRHLDERRARAIALHRTSGLRRGLPVFDSGGPLQVPVTPDCLGRMVDLFGAPLYGGSPLPADEFRRINAPPAALSESTAATEILETGIKVIDLLCPFVKGGKTGLFGGAGLGKTVLIMEFIHAIVHLQQGVSVFAGVGERIREGHELWHDMLRAGVMPRTLMVFGQMDESPGVRFRVGLSALTYAEYLRDKLSLEVLFLMDNVFRFVQAGSEISGLLGRMPATVGYQPTLISEVAELQDRITSTRHGNITAVEAVYVPADDMTDPAVSTILKHLDTVVILSRAQASKGIYPAVDPLRSMSKVMDRTFLGERHYAVAAAVREHLARYHELEDVIAMLGLEALSDVDRCIVLRARRLQRYLTQPFHVVTEHTGIPGASVPLADTLSDCEAFLRGEYDDLPEERCYMRGSMGMGSR, encoded by the coding sequence TTGCAAACAACATCAGACGACAGGCAGACAAGTTCCGTACCTATCGGCCTTATTGAAGAGGTTCATGGTCCTGTAGTCGACATCGCCTGCGACCGCCTCCCGCCGCTCAACCAGGCGCTGTTCGCCGCTTTCGGCGGCGAACGCTTCACCTTCGAAGTGCACCGCCACCTGGACGAACGCCGTGCCCGCGCCATCGCCCTGCATCGCACCAGTGGCCTCAGACGCGGCCTGCCTGTATTCGACAGCGGCGGCCCGCTGCAGGTCCCGGTTACACCAGACTGCCTGGGGCGCATGGTCGATCTGTTCGGCGCACCGCTGTATGGAGGCAGCCCGTTGCCCGCCGATGAATTCCGCCGCATCAACGCGCCGCCCGCCGCGCTTTCCGAGAGCACCGCCGCCACGGAAATCCTGGAAACCGGGATCAAGGTCATCGACCTGCTCTGTCCCTTCGTCAAGGGCGGGAAGACCGGTCTGTTCGGCGGTGCGGGCCTGGGCAAGACCGTGCTCATCATGGAGTTCATCCATGCCATCGTTCACCTCCAACAGGGCGTATCGGTGTTCGCCGGCGTGGGCGAACGCATCCGCGAAGGACATGAACTGTGGCACGACATGCTGCGTGCCGGCGTCATGCCACGTACCCTCATGGTGTTCGGGCAAATGGACGAATCGCCCGGCGTGCGCTTCCGCGTGGGTTTGTCTGCCCTGACCTATGCCGAATATCTGCGCGACAAGCTGTCGCTGGAAGTGCTGTTCCTGATGGACAACGTGTTCCGCTTCGTCCAGGCCGGCAGCGAAATTTCCGGCCTGTTGGGCCGCATGCCTGCCACCGTCGGCTACCAGCCCACCCTGATCAGCGAGGTGGCGGAATTGCAGGACCGCATCACTTCCACGCGCCACGGCAACATCACTGCGGTGGAAGCCGTTTACGTTCCGGCCGACGACATGACCGACCCCGCCGTCAGCACCATACTCAAGCACCTCGACACGGTGGTGATTCTCTCGCGGGCACAGGCGAGCAAGGGCATCTACCCGGCTGTGGATCCGCTGCGCTCGATGAGCAAAGTCATGGATCGCACTTTCCTCGGCGAGCGCCACTACGCGGTGGCGGCCGCCGTGCGCGAGCACCTCGCCCGCTACCACGAGCTGGAAGACGTGATTGCCATGCTCGGCCTCGAGGCCCTTTCCGACGTGGACCGCTGCATCGTGCTGCGAGCGCGCCGCCTCCAGCGCTACCTCACCCAGCCCTTCCATGTGGTGACCGAACACACCGGCATTCCCGGCGCGTCCGTCCCGCTCGCCGACACCCTGTCGGACTGCGAAGCCTTCCTGCGCGGCGAGTACGACGACCTCCCCGAGGAGCGCTGCTACATGCGCGGCAGCATGGGGATGGGCAGCCGATGA
- a CDS encoding zinc metalloprotease HtpX, translating into MAWLRSTTRLRNLLHAVLLIGAMAAIASSIGWLVWGDVAVIWTAAMVAFGLALSRNTPSNWILALLRAVPLSPAQWAEGYALVEELSQRADLNHAPRLYYLPSPEPNAISLGRGKQSVIAITQGLLQLLDERELVGVLAHEISHFRANDIGLLNLAALLSQLTVLMAFFGLLLVVVSLPIYLISGQSPPLLLILLLVLAPYAVTLLTLALSRAREFDADLNAALLTGDPAGLASALDKLKQLHGSYWEQIFPGRTRSSPWLQSHPSTRERIARLLS; encoded by the coding sequence ATGGCATGGTTGCGTTCTACTACCCGATTGAGGAATTTGCTTCACGCCGTTCTGCTGATCGGCGCAATGGCAGCCATTGCCTCCTCGATCGGCTGGCTGGTTTGGGGTGATGTTGCGGTAATCTGGACTGCGGCCATGGTCGCCTTTGGTCTTGCCCTTTCCCGGAACACGCCAAGCAACTGGATTTTGGCGCTGCTCCGCGCCGTACCCCTGAGCCCGGCACAGTGGGCCGAAGGCTATGCGCTGGTGGAAGAGCTCAGCCAGCGTGCCGATTTGAACCATGCACCGCGGCTTTATTACTTGCCGTCACCCGAGCCCAACGCGATTTCCCTGGGGCGGGGAAAGCAATCAGTTATCGCCATCACGCAGGGCCTGCTGCAACTCCTCGACGAGCGGGAATTGGTCGGCGTCCTGGCCCATGAAATCAGCCATTTCCGCGCCAACGACATCGGCCTTTTGAACCTGGCCGCCTTACTGTCCCAGCTAACCGTCCTGATGGCATTTTTCGGCTTGTTGCTGGTTGTCGTGAGCCTGCCGATCTACCTGATTTCCGGCCAATCGCCGCCATTGCTGCTGATCCTGCTGCTGGTGCTGGCACCTTATGCTGTGACACTGCTCACGCTGGCCTTGTCCCGTGCACGGGAATTCGACGCCGACCTGAATGCGGCATTGTTGACCGGAGATCCCGCCGGGCTGGCGTCGGCGCTCGACAAGCTGAAACAGCTGCACGGAAGTTACTGGGAACAGATTTTCCCTGGCAGAACACGTTCGTCGCCCTGGCTGCAGAGCCATCCCAGCACGCGCGAGCGGATAGCCCGCCTGCTCAGCTGA
- a CDS encoding cobalamin B12-binding domain-containing protein, producing MDALTRDLREALESLDRPRIEALFQRAMLRYSPMEVAEGVIVPALEQLGAAWEAGTVALSQIYMSSRICEEMIERVLPPMAPERKGQPRQAIVVLSDYHMLGKRIVLAVMRASGFDILDYGRMNVGELVERVQSDNVKILLVSVLMLPAALKVKALRAALDAKGIEIRIAVGGAPFLFDPELWREVGADVMGRTAADAVAIVRRWMEEMA from the coding sequence ATGGATGCGTTGACGCGCGATCTGCGAGAAGCCCTGGAATCTCTGGATCGCCCCCGTATTGAGGCGCTTTTTCAGCGGGCGATGCTCCGCTATTCGCCGATGGAAGTCGCGGAGGGGGTGATCGTTCCTGCGCTGGAACAGCTCGGGGCTGCGTGGGAAGCCGGCACGGTCGCTTTGTCCCAGATCTACATGAGCAGCCGCATCTGCGAGGAAATGATCGAGCGCGTGCTGCCTCCCATGGCCCCTGAGCGGAAAGGTCAGCCGCGCCAGGCCATCGTCGTTCTCAGCGATTACCACATGCTCGGCAAGCGCATCGTCCTCGCCGTCATGCGTGCGAGCGGTTTCGATATTCTCGATTACGGGCGCATGAACGTGGGAGAGCTGGTGGAGCGTGTCCAGTCCGACAACGTGAAGATACTGCTGGTCTCTGTCCTCATGCTGCCCGCCGCGCTCAAGGTGAAGGCGTTGCGCGCGGCCCTGGACGCCAAGGGAATCGAGATCCGCATCGCAGTGGGTGGCGCGCCTTTTCTGTTCGATCCCGAGTTGTGGCGCGAGGTGGGCGCAGATGTCATGGGCCGCACCGCTGCAGATGCCGTGGCCATCGTCCGTCGCTGGATGGAGGAAATGGCATGA